The Synergistaceae bacterium genome contains the following window.
TTCCCGGATCTGCACGATGGAACTCTCGATTGTTGTGCCCGCGCATATGGGCCGCGTCCTCATGTAGTGCGGAGAGCCGCCTCCCGACACGTCTTGAAGGGTTCCCTCGAAATGACAGCGTAATACTTTTTTGATGTCCTCAACGCCGACTTTACGGTTGTATTTGACCGAGAAAGGCAACTCAGCTTCGATATTGAGGGGGTATTCTAGCAGAAGTTCAAGTCCTCTGCGGTGACGGTGGATATTGCGGGCAGCGCGATAAGCATCTGGGTCCTGGTAGGACAGGGCAAAATCAAATTCCCCTTTTTGTGGGTCATACCAACCTCGTCGGGTGGCATAAGAGACGAGCCTCTCGAACCCTGGCGCTTGAGGATCTGGTTGCCGGATGGTGTAATGGTTGGGGTTCACGTAGATCTCGTCGTTCTCCACGCGTTTTACGGCGTAGTGCTTACCATTGACGACTTGGAGCACCCAGATCTCATTTTTGTCGGCAAAATGGTAACTGCGTCCTCCTCCGATGTAGCCGTATTTGTCCACCAGTCCGCTGGCAACTTCCACTGCGTTGTAAGCGGACCTCGCCAACTCGGCGGTCAGACGGCGGACGCCATAGCCGATACCTCCCTCGCTCAAGTCGGGGTTGTCTTCCTTTGATTTGCCGCAGTTGTCGCTGCAGAGGACGACACCATGCTCGTTGACGTAAAAGTCGCAAAAGGATGCGCCGCCATCCGCTATGAAAGAACGGGCTTCGGACCAGAAAAGTTTCGGCCGTTCCGAGGGCGCTTCTAAAAGAGCCGCGGTTGGCTCGAAGCGGAAAGTTTCCGCCGCGTCCGTCCGTTTGGGGACGATATGCGTCCGCATAACATAGCGTCCCCCGCTATCCTCGTTATGCCCCACCAAGACCTCTCCGGTCTCCGAGGCGTCTTTGCCCACCAGCACCGTCGTGCAAGCGAATGCCGTCGCGGGTAGAAGCGCCCCCAGAATCGCCGC
Protein-coding sequences here:
- a CDS encoding C69 family dipeptidase, which gives rise to MFGILSIAAAILGALLPATAFACTTVLVGKDASETGEVLVGHNEDSGGRYVMRTHIVPKRTDAAETFRFEPTAALLEAPSERPKLFWSEARSFIADGGASFCDFYVNEHGVVLCSDNCGKSKEDNPDLSEGGIGYGVRRLTAELARSAYNAVEVASGLVDKYGYIGGGRSYHFADKNEIWVLQVVNGKHYAVKRVENDEIYVNPNHYTIRQPDPQAPGFERLVSYATRRGWYDPQKGEFDFALSYQDPDAYRAARNIHRHRRGLELLLEYPLNIEAELPFSVKYNRKVGVEDIKKVLRCHFEGTLQDVSGGGSPHYMRTRPICAGTTIESSIVQIRENHDMTLIWRALGRPCLSLYSPWYFGISNVPQEYADDPERAVRTHFSVPAADLDYSKDTAWFHYTDLQAALDPLYEGKVGEVQAALAEFESVLQEEVRHLELLALKQFQVDPEKGRELLTSSVGNWTARALQKLDELRAAAKVLPVRLPEQIDVNEQEPFSVQVPTQDLRDAGQDFNFDIGFDVGDIVPKKILLGPHYAPFSKWSKAIEVAPGEDELRFSFTVGAWVKNSTPCFTDMWLIIEDEQGRRLVGMGLTTLTNLTKAKEISSELDAASTGKSI